In the genome of Deinococcus deserti VCD115, one region contains:
- a CDS encoding DEAD/DEAH box helicase encodes MPRTSAPHRPRPETAQPSVTPDRWPELLGGRTPTPVQAGAIPALLAGRDVITTARTGSGKTLAFLIPAAARGIGMSAARGMRPEVLVITPTRELAVQIRDVARELGMPAGRITGGITPAQTRSEASGKGLIAGTPGRLKDLVNKGELDLRGLRYVVLDEADELLSLGFLKDVGDILRAAQRAAAPTHLQMAMASATFPAAIRSVAEQFMKSPERIDIMPDPTVAARADEDILGGATGATHLLVNTSRADVLDVTAEHVRDALKAPGGCVVIFCRTKHLVKRRAEQLQAMLPGELVSPLQGNMDQKKRERTMQQLRDGQSRVLIATDIAGRGIDLPEVRIVIHMDVAATAEDHVHRSGRTARAGRPGVNLVLLIPEQRALWQSIRRSLPAPLHPPVTREESQIDKEIQEKQGGGGNRGGASSGRSQGGRSQEGSRQGPGRSSETRGQSRPQGQPRDQGQARGSRDGGRSESRSGTGAGRVGPQPARRRR; translated from the coding sequence ATGCCCCGAACCTCTGCTCCCCATCGCCCCCGCCCCGAAACCGCCCAACCCAGCGTGACGCCTGACCGCTGGCCCGAGCTGCTCGGTGGCCGCACTCCCACTCCCGTCCAGGCAGGTGCCATTCCTGCTCTGCTGGCCGGACGCGACGTGATTACGACCGCGCGCACCGGCAGCGGAAAAACACTGGCGTTTCTGATTCCGGCGGCAGCACGCGGCATCGGGATGAGTGCCGCGCGCGGCATGCGCCCCGAGGTGCTGGTCATTACGCCCACCCGGGAACTGGCGGTGCAGATCCGTGATGTGGCGCGTGAACTCGGCATGCCCGCCGGACGCATTACCGGCGGCATCACGCCGGCCCAGACGCGCAGCGAGGCCAGTGGCAAGGGCCTGATTGCCGGCACTCCGGGGCGCCTCAAGGATCTGGTCAACAAGGGTGAACTGGACCTGCGCGGCCTGCGGTACGTGGTGCTCGACGAGGCCGACGAACTGCTCTCGCTGGGCTTCCTGAAGGATGTGGGTGACATCCTGCGCGCCGCCCAGCGGGCTGCCGCGCCCACCCACCTGCAGATGGCCATGGCCTCGGCGACTTTCCCGGCAGCTATCCGCAGTGTGGCTGAGCAGTTCATGAAGTCGCCCGAGCGCATCGACATCATGCCTGACCCCACAGTGGCCGCCCGCGCCGACGAGGACATCCTGGGCGGGGCCACTGGAGCGACACACCTGCTGGTCAACACCAGCCGGGCCGACGTGCTGGACGTCACCGCCGAGCATGTCCGTGACGCCCTGAAAGCACCGGGCGGCTGCGTGGTGATTTTCTGCCGCACCAAGCATCTGGTCAAGCGGCGCGCCGAGCAGCTGCAGGCCATGCTGCCGGGCGAACTCGTCAGCCCGCTGCAGGGCAACATGGACCAGAAAAAGCGCGAGCGCACCATGCAGCAGCTGCGTGACGGCCAGTCCCGCGTGCTGATTGCCACGGACATCGCCGGTCGCGGCATCGACCTGCCTGAAGTGCGCATCGTGATTCATATGGATGTGGCCGCCACTGCTGAGGACCACGTCCACCGTTCCGGCCGTACGGCACGCGCCGGCCGTCCCGGAGTCAACCTCGTGCTGCTGATTCCTGAGCAGCGGGCGCTGTGGCAGAGCATCCGCCGGAGCCTGCCGGCGCCGCTGCACCCTCCTGTGACCCGCGAGGAATCCCAGATCGACAAGGAGATCCAGGAGAAGCAGGGTGGCGGCGGCAACCGGGGCGGCGCAAGCTCCGGGCGCAGCCAGGGCGGCAGGAGCCAGGAGGGAAGCCGGCAGGGCCCGGGCCGCAGCAGTGAGACCCGTGGGCAGTCCAGGCCCCAGGGCCAGCCCCGTGATCAGGGTCAGGCCCGCGGCAGCCGTGACGGTGGCCGCAGCGAGTCCCGGAGCGGAACCGGGGCAGGACGGGTAGGTCCGCAGCCCGCCCGCCGCCGCCGCTGA